One part of the Bacillus sp. FJAT-27916 genome encodes these proteins:
- a CDS encoding helix-turn-helix domain-containing protein: MGKYSEEFKLKVVKEYLEGSLGSVSLAKKHGIPSHSQIQRWVRAYEAFGEDGLRRKQSKQVIPVQFKIDVLHFMKQTGASYQDTAIRFKLNNPSLIATWNRKFSEEGIEGLIEKAKGRPPMSKNRKAKSERGKQAKSLSREEQLERENELLRLENAYLKKLKAFQENPDAFLAKHKQHWHSGSKKKDSD; encoded by the coding sequence ATGGGGAAATATAGTGAGGAATTTAAATTAAAAGTTGTCAAAGAGTATTTAGAAGGTTCTTTAGGAAGTGTATCGTTGGCGAAAAAACACGGCATACCCAGTCATTCACAAATCCAACGCTGGGTACGTGCTTATGAAGCCTTTGGAGAAGATGGATTGCGAAGAAAACAGTCCAAACAAGTTATTCCTGTTCAATTTAAAATCGATGTATTACACTTTATGAAACAAACAGGTGCTTCTTACCAAGATACAGCGATTAGATTTAAACTAAATAATCCTAGCTTGATTGCGACTTGGAACAGAAAATTTTCGGAAGAAGGTATCGAAGGCCTGATAGAAAAAGCGAAAGGACGGCCTCCTATGTCTAAAAATCGAAAGGCGAAATCAGAAAGAGGAAAGCAAGCGAAATCATTATCTCGTGAAGAACAATTAGAACGTGAAAATGAACTTCTTCGTTTAGAGAACGCTTATTTAAAAAAGTTAAAAGCTTTTCAGGAGAATCCGGATGCCTTCCTCGCAAAGCACAAGCAGCACTGGCATTCGGGCTCAAAGAAGAAGGATTCCGATTAA
- a CDS encoding ROK family transcriptional regulator, producing the protein MMKWNQQVVKLNNKQIILQAIRDKAPISRADLSQTLGLTKGTISSLVNELLEEKLCVESGPGESSGGRRPVMLLFNDRAGYTIGIDVGVNYILGILTTLNGDIIRKEKQKTDNKDYQAAVGRIISMIKDLHQSVPESPYGVVGIGIGIPGIVDNEGDILLAPNLGWEYKNLRKEIEAAFSIPVIIENEANAGAYAEKILGAGQDCDNMVYVSAGIGIGAGFILNGQLFKGANGISGEMGHMSIQYDGLPCPCGNKGCWELYASERALLTKAEAIHPNQEDLSLEDLIELCDTNRQTKPLFEEVGTFLGIGMTNIANTFNPEKIIIGNRLAMAKDLLIESILANVKERSLKNNQTDLQIVFSNLSVYSAALGAAAHGAEHFLSIDLHKKSVNAY; encoded by the coding sequence ATGATGAAGTGGAATCAGCAAGTCGTTAAGCTGAACAATAAACAAATCATCCTGCAAGCCATACGTGATAAAGCACCAATCTCACGAGCCGACTTATCCCAAACACTCGGGTTGACGAAAGGCACCATCTCCTCCTTAGTGAACGAATTGCTTGAGGAGAAGTTATGTGTAGAATCAGGTCCTGGGGAATCAAGCGGCGGCAGAAGACCTGTCATGCTTCTGTTTAATGACCGGGCCGGCTATACGATTGGCATCGATGTCGGCGTCAATTACATACTAGGCATCTTAACTACGTTAAATGGCGATATCATACGTAAGGAGAAACAGAAAACAGACAACAAGGATTATCAAGCAGCTGTCGGAAGAATCATCTCTATGATCAAGGACCTTCATCAATCCGTTCCAGAAAGCCCTTATGGCGTCGTCGGAATCGGGATTGGGATTCCTGGAATTGTGGATAATGAGGGAGATATCCTGCTTGCCCCGAACCTTGGCTGGGAGTACAAGAATCTCAGGAAGGAAATCGAGGCAGCCTTCTCCATTCCCGTCATTATTGAGAACGAGGCTAACGCAGGGGCTTATGCCGAAAAAATCCTCGGTGCCGGCCAGGATTGCGACAATATGGTCTATGTCAGTGCCGGAATTGGGATTGGGGCTGGATTTATCTTGAATGGGCAGCTCTTTAAGGGGGCAAACGGGATATCTGGTGAAATGGGCCATATGTCCATTCAATATGACGGACTTCCTTGTCCATGCGGGAATAAGGGCTGCTGGGAATTATACGCCTCAGAGCGCGCCCTGCTGACAAAGGCAGAGGCCATCCATCCAAATCAAGAAGACCTCTCCCTTGAGGATTTGATTGAGTTATGTGACACCAATCGCCAAACGAAGCCTCTATTTGAGGAGGTCGGAACCTTTCTCGGAATTGGGATGACGAATATCGCCAATACCTTTAATCCTGAGAAGATCATCATCGGCAATCGGCTCGCAATGGCGAAAGATTTGCTGATAGAATCCATTCTGGCAAACGTAAAGGAACGAAGCCTGAAAAACAACCAAACTGATTTGCAGATTGTTTTTTCCAATCTATCAGTCTATTCCGCCGCATTAGGGGCAGCCGCACATGGGGCAGAACATTTTTTATCCATTGATTTACACAAAAAAAGTGTAAATGCATACTAA
- the xylA gene encoding xylose isomerase, with translation MSYFSNVQKIQYEGPNSQNDFSFRYYNPNEQVNGQTMEELLRFAVSYWHTFTAEGTDPFGQATMKRPYNHLTGLDLAKARVEASFEFYEKLQAPFFCFHDVDIAPEGTSLAETNKNLDVIVAMIKDYMKTSKTKLLWNTANMFSHPRWVHGAGTAPNADVFAYAAAKVKKGLEVGKELGAQNYVFWGGREGYETLLNTNMKLELDNLARLFHMAVDYAKEIGFDAQFLIEPKPKEPTKHQYDYDVATALSFLQAYDLADSFKFNIEANHATLAGHTFEHELRVARIHGMLGSVDANQGDPLLGWDTDEFPTDLYSTTLAMYEIIKNGGLGRGGLNFDAKVRRGSFDPEDLFHAHIAGMDSFAIGAKVAQKLIDDKVLENFIDNRYSSFKDGIGLEIVEGKADLKSLEQYALGLGEIKNQSGRQEQLRAIVNSYLLDILR, from the coding sequence ATGAGCTATTTCTCAAATGTACAGAAGATTCAATATGAAGGGCCAAACAGTCAAAATGATTTTTCATTCCGTTATTATAATCCGAACGAGCAAGTAAATGGTCAGACGATGGAGGAACTGCTTCGTTTCGCTGTGTCTTATTGGCATACCTTTACGGCTGAGGGCACCGATCCATTCGGTCAGGCAACAATGAAGAGACCATACAACCATTTAACTGGATTAGATCTTGCGAAGGCACGTGTCGAAGCATCATTTGAATTCTACGAAAAATTGCAGGCGCCATTCTTCTGCTTCCATGATGTCGATATTGCACCGGAAGGAACATCCTTAGCTGAGACGAACAAGAATCTTGATGTGATTGTTGCCATGATCAAGGATTATATGAAGACGAGCAAAACAAAGCTTCTTTGGAACACGGCGAATATGTTCTCTCATCCTCGCTGGGTGCATGGTGCAGGTACAGCCCCGAATGCAGATGTGTTTGCCTATGCAGCAGCTAAGGTGAAGAAGGGTCTTGAAGTCGGTAAAGAGCTTGGTGCGCAGAACTATGTGTTCTGGGGCGGTCGTGAAGGCTATGAGACTTTATTAAATACAAATATGAAGCTCGAACTCGATAATCTGGCACGCTTGTTCCATATGGCGGTTGATTACGCGAAAGAAATCGGCTTTGATGCCCAGTTCTTGATTGAGCCAAAACCGAAGGAGCCGACAAAGCACCAATATGATTATGATGTGGCGACAGCTCTATCATTCTTGCAGGCTTATGATTTAGCTGATTCCTTTAAGTTTAATATAGAAGCAAACCATGCAACCTTGGCTGGCCATACATTCGAGCATGAATTACGCGTTGCGCGCATTCATGGCATGCTAGGTTCTGTGGATGCAAACCAAGGGGATCCGCTTCTTGGCTGGGATACGGACGAATTCCCAACAGACTTGTACTCTACGACATTAGCGATGTATGAAATTATTAAGAACGGCGGACTTGGCAGAGGCGGTCTGAACTTTGATGCGAAGGTAAGAAGGGGCTCCTTTGATCCGGAAGATTTATTCCACGCTCATATTGCCGGTATGGACAGCTTCGCGATTGGTGCCAAGGTTGCTCAGAAACTAATTGATGACAAGGTTCTTGAGAATTTCATTGATAACCGTTACAGCAGCTTCAAAGATGGAATCGGCCTTGAAATCGTTGAAGGAAAAGCTGATTTGAAATCATTGGAGCAGTATGCACTCGGTCTTGGCGAAATCAAAAATCAATCCGGCAGACAGGAACAACTAAGAGCCATCGTTAATTCTTACTTACTTGATATTCTTCGCTAA
- the xylB gene encoding xylulokinase produces MKYVIGIDLGTSSVKALLVNELGEVSLEVSKPYPLYHPKPGYSEQSPEDWVKQTKEALAELIERFDGEPGDIAGISFSGQMHGLVLLDEEYEVLRPAILWNDTRTTKQCEEIYETAGKERILSITKNPALEGFTLPKLLWVKEHEPALFEKAAVFMLPKDYVRFKMTGTIHSEYSDAAGTLLLDVPNKKWSKEICGIFGIKESLCPPLLESHGLAGTLTAAFAASTGLSPETKVFAGGADNACGAIGANILAKGATLCSIGTSGVILSYEAEKDLDFGGVVHYFNHGKEDAFYTMGVTLSAGHSLSWFKEQFAKEETMEQLLEGVGDIPPGAHGLLFAPYLTGERTPHPDAMIRASFIGLDATHTRTDLARAVMEGITFSLNESIEIFREKGKEIDTIVSIGGGAKNPAWLQMQADIFQAKVVTLRGEQGPALGAAILAAYGSGIFASLEECAKVFTSYKDEYVPNPERSEQYRKLYALYQKVYPQTRELCKGLMEFR; encoded by the coding sequence ATGAAGTACGTAATTGGAATCGATCTTGGAACGAGCTCGGTCAAGGCCTTGCTTGTCAATGAACTTGGAGAGGTTTCTTTAGAGGTATCAAAGCCTTATCCTCTTTATCATCCAAAGCCGGGATATAGCGAGCAATCGCCGGAGGATTGGGTAAAGCAGACGAAAGAGGCACTGGCTGAGCTTATCGAGCGTTTTGACGGCGAGCCTGGCGATATAGCCGGAATCAGCTTTTCCGGGCAGATGCACGGACTTGTTCTCCTTGATGAGGAGTATGAGGTTCTCCGCCCGGCCATCCTCTGGAATGATACAAGAACGACAAAGCAATGTGAGGAAATCTACGAGACGGCAGGGAAGGAGAGAATTCTCTCCATTACGAAAAACCCTGCTTTGGAGGGATTCACCCTGCCGAAGCTTCTCTGGGTGAAGGAGCATGAACCAGCACTGTTTGAGAAGGCAGCGGTGTTTATGCTGCCAAAGGATTATGTCCGTTTCAAAATGACCGGCACGATTCACAGTGAATATTCCGATGCGGCTGGTACGCTGCTGCTGGATGTGCCGAATAAGAAGTGGAGCAAGGAGATTTGTGGGATCTTCGGGATAAAGGAAAGTCTCTGTCCGCCATTACTGGAATCTCACGGGCTTGCCGGTACATTGACTGCCGCTTTCGCAGCAAGCACTGGGCTCTCACCTGAAACGAAGGTGTTCGCCGGTGGAGCGGATAATGCGTGCGGCGCCATTGGAGCGAATATCCTTGCAAAAGGCGCAACCCTATGCAGCATCGGTACTTCCGGAGTCATTCTTTCCTATGAGGCAGAGAAGGATCTTGATTTCGGCGGAGTCGTCCATTATTTCAATCATGGGAAGGAAGATGCCTTCTATACAATGGGGGTAACTTTATCCGCCGGTCACTCGCTCAGCTGGTTCAAGGAGCAGTTTGCCAAAGAGGAGACGATGGAGCAATTGCTTGAAGGTGTAGGAGACATTCCGCCTGGAGCACATGGACTTCTCTTTGCTCCATACTTAACAGGTGAGCGGACGCCGCATCCGGATGCGATGATTCGTGCAAGCTTCATCGGCCTTGATGCGACACATACGAGAACAGATTTGGCTCGGGCTGTCATGGAGGGCATCACGTTCTCTCTGAATGAATCGATTGAGATTTTCCGGGAGAAGGGAAAAGAAATCGATACCATCGTCTCCATTGGCGGAGGAGCCAAGAATCCCGCATGGCTGCAAATGCAGGCCGATATCTTCCAGGCTAAAGTCGTGACCTTGAGAGGAGAGCAGGGACCTGCGCTTGGAGCGGCTATTCTGGCTGCCTATGGAAGCGGGATCTTTGCCAGCTTAGAGGAATGTGCAAAAGTGTTCACCTCCTATAAGGATGAGTATGTCCCAAATCCTGAAAGGTCGGAACAATACCGCAAGCTATATGCGCTCTATCAGAAGGTTTACCCGCAAACGAGGGAATTGTGTAAGGGGTTAATGGAATTTCGTTAA
- the xylE gene encoding D-xylose transporter XylE, which produces MKEKRNLGYIITITMVAALGGLLFGYDTAVISGAERSLEVYFIESLGLSSFIHGVTTSSALIGCIIGGIISGYFSRQFGRKNSLIFAAILFTLSALGSAYPEFLFFTKGEPSISLLLMFNVYRIIGGIGVGLASAVVPMYIGEIAPADIRGRLVSFNQFAIIFGMLVVYFVNYLIASGQTVAWINDIGWRYMFASEAVPAILFGLLLFFVPETPRYLALKKKDSQALSVLTKINGAKAAKGILADIKGTLGTNAARGKLFAYGKLVIIIGILLSVFQQFVGINVALYYAPRIFESMGAAKDASMLQTIVMGLVNVIFTILAIMTVDKWGRKPLLIVGSIGMAIGMFGVASLAYFEIIGVSTLVFIIIYTASFMMSWGPICWVLISEIFPNKIRGQAVAIAVAAQWAANYFISSTYPMMMEYSGAMTYGFYGVMSVLSALFVWKWVPETKGKTLEDMDALWRRRVS; this is translated from the coding sequence ATGAAGGAAAAACGAAATTTAGGCTATATCATTACGATTACGATGGTTGCCGCGCTCGGCGGATTGCTTTTCGGATATGACACAGCTGTCATATCCGGGGCTGAGCGCTCTTTAGAGGTATATTTCATTGAAAGCCTTGGGCTCAGCTCATTCATCCATGGTGTCACAACGTCCAGCGCCTTGATTGGCTGTATTATCGGAGGGATCATTTCCGGGTATTTTTCCCGTCAATTCGGCCGGAAGAATTCCTTGATCTTTGCAGCAATCCTTTTCACTCTATCAGCGCTGGGTTCAGCTTATCCGGAATTCTTATTCTTCACAAAAGGGGAACCGAGCATTTCGCTTTTGCTGATGTTTAATGTGTACCGGATTATCGGAGGAATCGGCGTCGGTCTTGCTTCAGCAGTCGTACCGATGTACATAGGGGAGATTGCGCCGGCAGATATACGCGGCCGTTTAGTCTCCTTCAACCAATTCGCCATCATCTTTGGGATGCTGGTCGTTTATTTCGTCAATTATTTGATCGCGAGCGGACAAACAGTTGCCTGGATCAATGATATTGGCTGGCGTTATATGTTTGCCTCAGAGGCTGTGCCAGCCATTCTGTTCGGCTTGCTTTTATTCTTTGTTCCGGAGACACCGCGCTATCTCGCTCTTAAGAAGAAGGACAGCCAAGCATTATCTGTTCTGACGAAGATTAATGGAGCGAAGGCAGCTAAAGGCATTCTTGCCGACATTAAAGGAACCCTTGGAACCAATGCTGCTCGGGGAAAATTATTTGCCTATGGCAAGCTGGTCATTATCATCGGAATCCTGCTGTCTGTATTCCAGCAATTTGTCGGAATCAATGTGGCACTTTATTATGCACCAAGAATCTTTGAAAGCATGGGTGCGGCAAAGGATGCCTCAATGCTGCAAACCATCGTCATGGGATTGGTTAATGTTATCTTCACCATCCTCGCTATCATGACGGTGGACAAGTGGGGAAGAAAGCCGCTCTTGATCGTCGGGTCCATTGGGATGGCGATTGGGATGTTTGGTGTAGCGTCTCTTGCTTATTTTGAAATCATAGGGGTTTCTACCCTTGTGTTCATTATTATCTATACAGCGTCCTTTATGATGTCATGGGGACCAATCTGCTGGGTGCTCATTTCAGAGATCTTCCCGAATAAGATTCGCGGGCAAGCAGTAGCCATTGCGGTAGCGGCCCAATGGGCAGCCAATTATTTCATCTCATCCACGTATCCGATGATGATGGAATACAGCGGAGCGATGACATATGGCTTCTACGGCGTTATGAGTGTTCTTTCTGCCCTTTTCGTCTGGAAATGGGTGCCGGAAACAAAAGGCAAGACACTCGAGGATATGGATGCACTTTGGCGCAGACGCGTCAGCTGA
- the rarD gene encoding EamA family transporter RarD, with protein MEREKKIGIWIGAGSYFIWGILPMYWKLAGEIDAVEILAHRMIWSFVFMVVLIAIFGRWKSVMTELRQITRQPRTLLAMTAATLLISINWFLFIFSVNGNHILSASLGYYINPLVNIVFAMLLLKERLRSGEMVAVVIAAIGVVLLSISQGAVPWAAISLAITFSLYGLIKKKVSVSTWTGLTIETLIISPFALIYLLFFAEHAFMGYGSGLNAVAIGGGLVTVVPLLLFSSAAKQISYVMLGFLQYLAPTLMLIVAVSIYGETLTAFEWGSFLSIWIALIIYTTSNILYAKRQKKITQYEIKAHHSL; from the coding sequence ATGGAGAGAGAAAAGAAGATTGGGATATGGATTGGTGCAGGCTCCTATTTCATTTGGGGAATCCTGCCGATGTATTGGAAGCTTGCCGGGGAGATCGATGCTGTGGAGATATTGGCGCATCGTATGATTTGGTCCTTTGTGTTCATGGTCGTACTGATTGCCATCTTTGGCAGGTGGAAAAGTGTCATGACCGAGCTCCGTCAGATTACTCGGCAGCCGAGAACTCTTTTGGCCATGACAGCGGCCACTTTGCTCATATCAATCAACTGGTTCCTGTTCATTTTTTCGGTTAACGGCAATCATATTTTATCCGCCAGTCTTGGCTATTACATAAACCCGCTCGTCAATATTGTGTTTGCGATGCTGCTGTTGAAGGAACGGCTGCGCTCAGGTGAGATGGTTGCAGTCGTCATTGCAGCAATCGGGGTGGTCCTTTTATCCATCAGTCAAGGGGCTGTCCCATGGGCGGCTATCAGCCTGGCGATTACGTTCAGTTTATACGGGCTGATCAAGAAGAAGGTCTCTGTGAGCACATGGACAGGATTGACCATTGAAACCTTAATCATATCCCCGTTCGCACTCATTTATTTGCTCTTTTTTGCCGAACATGCCTTCATGGGCTACGGGTCGGGCTTGAATGCGGTAGCGATTGGGGGCGGACTTGTTACGGTCGTACCGCTTCTTCTCTTTTCTTCAGCCGCCAAACAAATCAGCTATGTAATGCTCGGATTCCTGCAATATTTAGCGCCGACTCTTATGCTGATTGTCGCCGTTTCCATTTACGGAGAGACATTGACCGCTTTTGAATGGGGATCCTTCCTAAGCATTTGGATTGCCCTTATCATCTACACAACGAGCAATATCCTATATGCCAAAAGACAGAAGAAAATCACTCAATATGAGATCAAGGCTCATCATTCCCTATAA
- a CDS encoding polysaccharide deacetylase family protein → MKRICGLLILLTIFMPVNAQAAEKIPILVYHSIAEYKGHGDQELYVAPDVFEKQVLYLREHGFTPLTFEDWGKLDKVEKPIFLTFDDGYKNNLQAFAVFQKLQTNDFLPKGTFFVISDFIGRKNRLSENDLKRLASSNLISVQSHTATHPDLTKTENLEDELKGSKETIEQITSKPVVALSYPFGSFNERVIRETRKVYEFGLTTTPEYYMLGGKKEENAELPRLYVTGSMSMDEFADLVEGKRKKAPGFSQRLLNRIDD, encoded by the coding sequence TTGAAAAGAATCTGTGGACTTCTTATCTTACTGACGATATTTATGCCGGTGAATGCACAGGCTGCAGAGAAGATTCCCATTCTCGTTTATCATTCCATCGCTGAATATAAAGGGCATGGAGACCAAGAATTATATGTCGCACCGGATGTTTTTGAAAAACAGGTCCTGTATTTGCGTGAGCATGGCTTTACCCCGCTTACCTTCGAGGATTGGGGGAAATTGGATAAAGTCGAGAAGCCAATCTTCCTCACCTTTGATGATGGATACAAAAATAATCTGCAGGCATTTGCTGTTTTTCAAAAGCTGCAAACAAACGATTTTCTGCCAAAAGGGACCTTCTTTGTTATATCGGATTTTATCGGCCGCAAGAACCGGTTATCGGAAAACGACTTGAAAAGGCTCGCTTCCTCTAATCTCATATCAGTTCAATCCCACACAGCGACCCATCCGGATTTGACGAAGACAGAGAATCTGGAGGATGAATTAAAGGGCTCGAAGGAAACCATTGAGCAAATTACGAGCAAGCCGGTGGTTGCTCTTTCTTATCCGTTTGGCAGTTTTAATGAGCGAGTGATTCGTGAGACAAGGAAAGTGTATGAGTTCGGCCTGACGACTACACCAGAGTATTATATGCTTGGTGGAAAGAAAGAAGAAAACGCTGAATTGCCAAGGCTGTATGTGACAGGCTCCATGTCGATGGATGAATTCGCTGATTTAGTCGAAGGGAAAAGAAAAAAGGCACCGGGATTTTCCCAGCGCCTTCTAAATCGTATAGATGATTAA
- a CDS encoding YkvI family membrane protein gives MKKSIYLAGAFVGVIVGAGFGSGQEILQFFTNFGMYSIPAILLSTVLFAFIGMQVAQLSSHLQATSHKEIITVLCGRVLGNALDIVLSFFLFGVGVIMIAGAGSIVEQQFGIPAFIGALGMTIITVLTMLLKIERIIGIISSITPFLLIIVIVIVAYALMKNGINPDEVNRYADVTKASASNWMMSGLLYVSFNVAVGFSMLSVIGGTFKDKKQAGVGGIIGGILLGVLLLLINAGMMTNFAVTQKMDMPTLYLANNISPIVGHLLSIILLAMIYNTCVGMFYSFTVRFVPQGRYFGISVSAVGLIGFALSFAGFTTLVNTVYPIMGYVGFVLLASVTWSWIRSTHHAPLPIGSIPVHPQKLD, from the coding sequence ATGAAAAAAAGCATCTATTTAGCTGGAGCTTTTGTCGGGGTCATTGTTGGCGCCGGATTTGGCTCCGGGCAGGAAATCCTGCAGTTCTTCACTAACTTCGGGATGTACAGCATTCCTGCGATTCTATTATCTACTGTCCTGTTCGCATTTATCGGTATGCAGGTTGCCCAGCTGAGCAGCCATCTGCAAGCCACATCTCATAAAGAAATTATTACGGTCCTTTGCGGCCGCGTTCTTGGAAATGCGCTTGATATCGTGTTATCGTTCTTCTTATTTGGCGTTGGCGTCATCATGATTGCCGGGGCGGGCTCCATTGTTGAGCAGCAATTCGGCATCCCTGCATTTATCGGTGCCTTAGGAATGACCATCATCACCGTATTGACGATGCTGTTGAAGATTGAACGGATTATCGGGATTATCAGCTCCATTACTCCATTCCTGCTCATAATCGTTATTGTGATTGTCGCTTATGCCCTCATGAAGAATGGTATTAATCCAGATGAGGTAAATCGTTATGCAGACGTCACGAAGGCTTCCGCCTCCAACTGGATGATGAGCGGACTCCTGTATGTATCCTTTAATGTTGCCGTTGGTTTCTCAATGCTCTCTGTCATCGGCGGAACCTTCAAGGATAAGAAGCAAGCTGGTGTCGGGGGCATTATCGGAGGCATCCTTCTTGGAGTGCTGCTCCTTCTTATCAATGCAGGAATGATGACCAACTTTGCCGTCACTCAAAAGATGGACATGCCGACCCTTTATTTGGCTAACAACATCTCCCCGATTGTCGGGCACCTGTTATCCATCATTCTATTGGCCATGATCTATAATACATGTGTCGGCATGTTTTATTCCTTTACTGTCCGCTTTGTACCGCAAGGACGCTATTTCGGTATCTCCGTAAGTGCAGTCGGTCTCATCGGGTTTGCACTCAGCTTTGCCGGGTTTACAACATTAGTGAACACAGTCTATCCAATTATGGGCTATGTCGGCTTCGTACTGCTCGCTTCGGTTACATGGTCATGGATCCGCTCCACTCACCATGCCCCGCTGCCGATTGGCTCCATACCAGTTCACCCGCAGAAACTGGATTAA
- a CDS encoding YkvI family membrane protein, whose amino-acid sequence MKNSIKIASAFIGIIIGAGFASGQEILQYFTSFGMMGTIGAALSIVLFGYLGMVLTKIGSRLETDSHKEVIYQISGRFLGFVIDAILVFILFGIGVVMISGSGSIFAQQFGLPSYVGIILMTVLVLISILSNVDRVVKIIASITPFLILGVVFLFVYSVATKDYSFMELDAIAREQPSATGHWFTSVINYVSLAITMGASMTLVMGGDESKERIASFGGMLGGVGVGILIVIHHLAILSKVDVVGDYDMPSLGLANLISPIFGIIYSIILFGMIFNSAVSMFFSFGTRFFTPKTKKFNWFVIGALIIAFGASFFGFKQLVSFFYPLFGYMGLLLITVLIIAFIKMKPLKEVEKK is encoded by the coding sequence ATGAAGAACAGTATTAAAATTGCCAGTGCCTTCATCGGGATTATTATCGGTGCAGGCTTCGCATCTGGGCAAGAAATTCTGCAGTATTTCACAAGCTTTGGCATGATGGGAACAATCGGTGCTGCCCTTTCCATCGTATTATTCGGGTATTTAGGAATGGTCTTAACGAAGATTGGCAGCAGGCTTGAGACTGATTCCCATAAGGAAGTTATTTATCAGATCAGCGGACGATTTTTAGGATTTGTGATTGATGCCATCCTCGTCTTTATCCTTTTCGGTATTGGGGTTGTGATGATTTCCGGATCAGGCTCTATTTTTGCGCAGCAATTTGGGCTGCCATCCTATGTCGGGATCATTCTTATGACCGTTCTCGTATTGATTTCCATCCTCTCCAACGTGGATCGAGTCGTGAAAATCATCGCCTCCATTACCCCTTTTCTCATCTTAGGGGTCGTGTTCCTGTTTGTTTACAGTGTGGCTACGAAGGATTATTCCTTCATGGAGCTGGACGCTATTGCGAGGGAGCAGCCTTCTGCTACTGGTCATTGGTTCACTTCCGTCATCAATTATGTTTCACTCGCCATCACGATGGGCGCCTCCATGACACTCGTGATGGGAGGAGATGAATCTAAGGAGCGGATTGCTTCATTTGGAGGGATGCTCGGCGGTGTCGGTGTCGGTATCTTGATTGTGATTCACCACTTGGCCATTCTCTCCAAGGTGGATGTGGTCGGTGATTATGATATGCCGTCACTTGGATTGGCCAATCTTATATCGCCTATTTTCGGTATCATCTACTCCATCATTTTGTTCGGGATGATTTTCAATTCAGCCGTCAGTATGTTCTTCTCTTTTGGAACCCGCTTCTTTACACCGAAAACAAAGAAGTTTAATTGGTTTGTCATCGGCGCCTTGATAATTGCCTTTGGTGCCAGCTTCTTCGGCTTCAAACAATTGGTCTCCTTCTTCTACCCGTTATTCGGCTATATGGGACTGCTTTTAATAACCGTCCTGATTATCGCATTCATCAAGATGAAACCATTAAAAGAAGTGGAAAAGAAATAA